One stretch of Candidatus Bathyarchaeia archaeon DNA includes these proteins:
- the pfdA gene encoding prefoldin subunit alpha — MVGNEEEEVRKLSMQLRYFEQTADTLQQRLSMLTAALTDLTYANMTLESLEKEQENAEMLVPIGGSSYINVKLADPNKVVVGLGSGVSVEKTLPEAKTIVKQRLDDLEKTRVQAQQQLTQVVERINQDRNRMESLLAGIRAGPQ, encoded by the coding sequence ATGGTGGGCAACGAGGAAGAGGAAGTCCGCAAGCTCAGCATGCAGTTACGCTATTTTGAGCAGACAGCAGATACCCTGCAGCAACGCCTTAGCATGTTAACTGCAGCTTTAACCGACTTGACCTACGCTAACATGACGCTGGAAAGCCTCGAGAAAGAGCAAGAGAACGCTGAGATGCTGGTTCCCATTGGCGGTAGTAGCTACATCAACGTTAAACTTGCTGACCCCAACAAGGTTGTGGTTGGTTTAGGGTCAGGTGTGAGTGTGGAGAAAACTTTGCCCGAAGCCAAAACCATCGTTAAGCAACGCCTTGACGATTTAGAGAAAACCCGCGTGCAAGCGCAGCAGCAGCTAACCCAAGTTGTCGAACGCATCAACCAAGACCGCAACCGCATGGAAAGTCTACTTGCAGGGATACGTGCAGGACCGCAGTAG
- the rpl18a gene encoding 50S ribosomal protein L18Ae, translated as MKVFKVTGKIYKPNLKTDFVREMVADKPEHAEERVYAEIGSRHRVKRCHMKVTKVEEVPADEITNPTLKKMVLGE; from the coding sequence ATGAAGGTTTTCAAAGTAACCGGCAAGATTTACAAGCCGAACCTAAAAACGGACTTCGTCAGGGAAATGGTAGCCGACAAGCCCGAGCACGCTGAAGAACGCGTCTACGCCGAAATCGGCAGCCGCCACCGCGTGAAACGTTGCCACATGAAAGTCACCAAAGTTGAAGAAGTTCCCGCAGACGAAATCACAAACCCTACTCTAAAGAAAATGGTTCTTGGTGAATAA
- a CDS encoding translation initiation factor IF-6: MCSLQIGSCSINVRGRISLAESIVYNVYKQKSGLLKIPLLKTRLAEENNQLTVYLTSLVSSASIGVYSLATDKFVLIPKMVPTDKAQKTAEWLNVPLIHTSIGASLLAGTLACANSNGIILSSFARQEEIDAIKAGFDGNVVVMESRKTAFGNLVLANDKGAVVDPRMKDFVMKQVSDALGVEVVPGRIADLTYVGALAVATNKGVLAHPMLKEDEKQVLESVLKVPVDVGTVNCGIPYVGTGLIANSHVAVAGSLTTGPEMFIIGNALDVVQEVE, from the coding sequence ATGTGCTCTCTGCAAATTGGTTCTTGCAGCATAAATGTTAGAGGCAGAATTTCACTTGCAGAATCCATTGTCTACAATGTTTACAAACAAAAAAGTGGGCTGCTAAAAATTCCGCTGTTAAAAACCCGTTTAGCTGAGGAGAATAACCAATTGACCGTGTATCTAACCAGTCTAGTCAGCAGCGCAAGCATAGGCGTATACTCTCTTGCTACTGACAAATTCGTTTTAATCCCAAAAATGGTTCCAACCGATAAAGCCCAAAAAACCGCTGAATGGCTAAACGTCCCACTTATCCACACCAGCATCGGCGCCAGCCTGCTCGCAGGAACCTTAGCCTGCGCAAACAGCAACGGCATAATCCTTTCCTCTTTTGCCCGCCAAGAAGAAATCGACGCAATTAAAGCAGGGTTTGACGGCAACGTGGTTGTTATGGAGAGCCGTAAAACCGCCTTTGGCAACTTGGTTTTAGCTAACGATAAAGGCGCTGTGGTTGACCCCCGCATGAAGGACTTTGTCATGAAACAGGTTTCCGACGCTTTGGGGGTTGAAGTTGTTCCGGGCAGAATCGCCGACTTAACCTACGTGGGCGCCTTGGCGGTTGCCACCAACAAAGGGGTCTTGGCGCATCCTATGCTTAAGGAGGATGAGAAGCAGGTTTTGGAGTCTGTGTTGAAGGTTCCAGTGGATGTGGGCACCGTGAACTGTGGCATACCCTACGTTGGCACGGGCTTAATTGCTAATTCGCATGTTGCAGTTGCTGGTTCTTTGACAACTGGACCCGAGATGTTTATAATTGGGAATGCATTGGATGTTGTGCAGGAAGTAGAATAA